Proteins co-encoded in one Dendropsophus ebraccatus isolate aDenEbr1 chromosome 9, aDenEbr1.pat, whole genome shotgun sequence genomic window:
- the LOC138802135 gene encoding gamma-crystallin-3-like isoform X2, with product MGKITFYEDRNFQGRSYECHSECPDLSSYFRRCNSIRVDSGDWIMYEHPNFRGHQYYLHRGEYPDFQQWMGYNDSIRSCRMIPQVSSFRIRVYDKEDFRGQMMDFSDDCPHVYERFRLNDIHSCQVQDGHWIFYEEPNYRGRQYYLRPGEYRKYSDWGASNPRIGSFRRVNHFY from the exons ATGGGCAAG ATTACTTTCTACGAGGACAGAAACTTCCAGGGTCGCTCTTATGAGTGTCACTCTGAATGCCCAGACTTGTCCTCATACTTTAGACGCTGCAACTCTATCCGTGTAGATAGTGGAGACTGGATCATGTATGAACATCCTAACTTCAGGGGACACCAGTACTATCTCCATAGAGGAGAATATCCAGACTTCCAGCAATGGATGGGTTATAATGACTCCATTAGGTCTTGTCGCATGATTCCTCAGGTca GCTCATTCAGAATCAGGGTCTACGACAAAGAAGATTTCAGAGGTCAGATGATGGATTTCAGTGACGATTGTCCTCATGTGTACGAGAGATTCCGTCTTAATGACATTCACTCTTGTCAAGTGCAAGATGGACACTGGATATTCTATGAAGAACCCAACTACAGGGGACGTCAGTATTACCTGAGACCTGGAGAGTACAGAAAATACAGTGACTGGGGAGCTTCTAATCCACGAATTGGCTCCTTCAGACGGGTCAATCATTTCTACTAA
- the LOC138802135 gene encoding gamma-crystallin-3-like isoform X1 has product MGKITFYEDRNFQGRSYECHSECPDLSSYFRRCNSIRVDSGDWIMYEHPNFRGHQYYLHRGEYPDFQQWMGYNDSIRSCRMIPQHQGSFRIRVYDKEDFRGQMMDFSDDCPHVYERFRLNDIHSCQVQDGHWIFYEEPNYRGRQYYLRPGEYRKYSDWGASNPRIGSFRRVNHFY; this is encoded by the exons ATGGGCAAG ATTACTTTCTACGAGGACAGAAACTTCCAGGGTCGCTCTTATGAGTGTCACTCTGAATGCCCAGACTTGTCCTCATACTTTAGACGCTGCAACTCTATCCGTGTAGATAGTGGAGACTGGATCATGTATGAACATCCTAACTTCAGGGGACACCAGTACTATCTCCATAGAGGAGAATATCCAGACTTCCAGCAATGGATGGGTTATAATGACTCCATTAGGTCTTGTCGCATGATTCCTCAG CACCAAGGCTCATTCAGAATCAGGGTCTACGACAAAGAAGATTTCAGAGGTCAGATGATGGATTTCAGTGACGATTGTCCTCATGTGTACGAGAGATTCCGTCTTAATGACATTCACTCTTGTCAAGTGCAAGATGGACACTGGATATTCTATGAAGAACCCAACTACAGGGGACGTCAGTATTACCTGAGACCTGGAGAGTACAGAAAATACAGTGACTGGGGAGCTTCTAATCCACGAATTGGCTCCTTCAGACGGGTCAATCATTTCTACTAA
- the LOC138802137 gene encoding gamma-crystallin-1-like isoform X2: protein MGKITFYEDRNFQGRSYECNSEYSDLSSYFRRCNSIRVEGGDWVLYEHPNYRGHQYYLHRGEYPDFQQWMGYNDSIRSCRMIPQVSSFRVRVYDKEDFRGQMMEFSDDCPHVYERFHLNDIHSCQVQDGHWIFYEEPNYRGRQYYLRPGEYRRYSDWGASNPRIGSFRRVNRFY from the exons ATGGGCAAG attACTTTCTACGAGGACAGGAACTTCCAGGGTCGCTCTTATGAGTGTAATTCTGAATACTCAGACTTGTCCTCATACTTTAGACGCTGCAACTCCATCCGTGTAGAAGGTGGAGACTGGGTCTTGTATGAACATCCCAACTACAGAGGACACCAGTACTATCTCCATAGAGGAGAGTATCCTGACTTCCAGCAATGGATGGGTTATAATGACTCAATTAGGTCTTGTCGCATGATTCCTCAGGTCA GCTCATTCAGAGTCAGGGTCTACGACAAAGAAGATTTCAGAGGTCAGATGATGGAGTTCAGTGACGATTGTCCTCATGTGTATGAAAGATTCCATCTCAATGACATTCACTCTTGTCAAGTTCAAGATGGACACTGGATATTCTATGAAGAACCCAACTACAGGGGACGTCAGTATTACCTGAGACCTGGAGAGTACAGAAGATACAGTGACTGGGGAGCTTCTAATCCACGAATTGGTTCTTTCAGACGGGTCAATCGTTTCTACTAA
- the LOC138802137 gene encoding gamma-crystallin-1-like isoform X1: protein MGKITFYEDRNFQGRSYECNSEYSDLSSYFRRCNSIRVEGGDWVLYEHPNYRGHQYYLHRGEYPDFQQWMGYNDSIRSCRMIPQHQGSFRVRVYDKEDFRGQMMEFSDDCPHVYERFHLNDIHSCQVQDGHWIFYEEPNYRGRQYYLRPGEYRRYSDWGASNPRIGSFRRVNRFY, encoded by the exons ATGGGCAAG attACTTTCTACGAGGACAGGAACTTCCAGGGTCGCTCTTATGAGTGTAATTCTGAATACTCAGACTTGTCCTCATACTTTAGACGCTGCAACTCCATCCGTGTAGAAGGTGGAGACTGGGTCTTGTATGAACATCCCAACTACAGAGGACACCAGTACTATCTCCATAGAGGAGAGTATCCTGACTTCCAGCAATGGATGGGTTATAATGACTCAATTAGGTCTTGTCGCATGATTCCTCAG CACCAAGGCTCATTCAGAGTCAGGGTCTACGACAAAGAAGATTTCAGAGGTCAGATGATGGAGTTCAGTGACGATTGTCCTCATGTGTATGAAAGATTCCATCTCAATGACATTCACTCTTGTCAAGTTCAAGATGGACACTGGATATTCTATGAAGAACCCAACTACAGGGGACGTCAGTATTACCTGAGACCTGGAGAGTACAGAAGATACAGTGACTGGGGAGCTTCTAATCCACGAATTGGTTCTTTCAGACGGGTCAATCGTTTCTACTAA